One Mycobacterium paraseoulense genomic window, GATGGACCACGGCGTCAAGTTCTTTCGGGTGGACAACCCGCACACCAAGCCGCCGAACTTCTGGGCGTGGCTGATCGCCCAGGCGAAGAGCATCGACCCCGACGTGCTCTTCCTCTCGGAAGCCTTCACGCCGCCCGCGCGGCAATACGGCCTGGCCAAGCTCGGGTTCACGCAGTCCTACAGCTACTTCACCTGGCGCACGGCGAAATGGGAACTCACCGAGTTCGGCAACGACATCGCCGCGCTCGCCGACTTCCGCCGGCCCAACCTGTTCGTGAACACCCCCGACATCCTGCACGCCATCCTGCAGCACAACGGACCGGGGATGTTCGCCATCCGCGCGGTGCTGGCAGCGACCATGGGCCCGGCCTGGGGCGTGTACTCGGGCTACGAGCTTTTCGAGCACCGCGCGGTGCGCGAGGGCAGCGAGGAGTATCTGGACTCCGAAAAGTACGAACTGCGACCGCGCGATTTCGCGGGCGCCCTGGCCGAAGGACGGTCACTCGAACCATTCATCACGCAGCTCAACTCGATTCGCCGGCTACACCCGGCGCTGCAGCAGTTGCGCACCATCCACTTTCACGGCGTGGACAACGACACCCTGCTCGCCTACAGCAAGTTCGATCCGACGACCGGCGACTGCGTGTTGGTGGTGGTGACGCTCAACGCGTTCGGCGCCGAGGAAGGCACGCTGTTTTTAGATATGGCGGCTTTGGGTATGGAGCCCTACGAGCGTTTCTGGGTGCGCGACGAAATCACCGGCCAGGAATTCCAATGGGGGCAAGCAAATTACGTTCGCATCGATCCTGCGCGAGCGGTAGCGCATGTCATCAACATGCCACTCATACCGCATGAGTCTCGGATGACGTTGCTGCGCAGACGATGAAACGGACCGGAGGTGAAAAGGACATGAGTCAAGCCGACCAACTCGCCAGGACGCACCTGGCGCCCGACCCGGCCGACCTATCGCGCCTGCTGGCTGGCACGCATCACAACCCGCACGGCGTCCTGGGGGCCCACGAGTACGCCGACCACACCGTCATCCGGGCATTCCGCCCGCATGCGGCCGAGGTCGTCGCGCTGGTCGGCGAGGACCGTTTCCCGCTGCAGCACGTCGAATCCGGCCTGTTCGCCACGGCATTGCCGTTCGTCAATCTCATCGACTACCGGCTGGAAGTGAAGTATGAGGGGTCCGACCCCTACACGGTCGCCGACGCCTACCGCTTCCTGCCCACCCTGGGCGAAGTAGATCTCTTTCTCTTCGGCGAGGGCCGTCACGAGCGGCTCTGGGACGTGCTCGGCGCGCACCCCCGCTCGTTCACCACCGCCGACGGTGTCGTGAACGGGGTGTCGTTCGCGGTGTGGGCGCCTAACGCCAAGGGCGTCAATCTCATTGGCGAGTTCAACGGCTGGACGGGCAGCGACGCCCCGATGCGGTCGCTGGGCTCCTCGGGGGTATGGGAACTGTTCTGGCCCGACTTCCCGGCCGACGGCCTGTACAAGTTCCGCGTGCACGGCGCCGACGGCGTCGTCACGGAGCGCGCCGACCCCATGGCCTTCGCCACCGAAGTGCCGCCACACACCGCCTCCCGCGTGACGCGCAGCAACTACACCTGGCGGGACGCCGATTGGATGCAGCAGCGCGCCCAACGCAATCCGGTGTTCGAGCCGATGAGCACCTACGAGGTTCATCTCGGCTCGTGGCGCCCCGGACTCAGCTACCGCGACCTGGCCCACCAGCTCACGGCGTACGTTCTCGAGCACGGGTTCACCCACGTGGAGCTGCTGCCCGTCGCCGAGCATCCGTTCGCCGGGTCGTGGGGCTACCAGGTGACGTCGTACTACGCGCCGACGTCGCGATTCGGCACGCCCGACGAGTTCCGGTTGCTGGTCGACTCCCTGCACCAGGCCGGCATCGGCGTCATCGTGGACTGGGTGCCGGCGCACTTCCCGAAAGACGCCTGGGCGCTGGGGCGCTTCGACGGCACCCCGCTCTACGAGCACTCCGACCCCAAGCGGGGTGAGCAACTCGACTGGGGCACTTACGTATTCGACTTCGGCCGGAACGAGGTGCGTAACTTCCTGGTGGCCAACGCGTTGTATTGGCTCGAGGAGTACCACGTCGACGGATTACGGGTGGACGCGGTCGCTTCCATGCTGTATCTCGACTACTCCCGCCCGGAGGGCGGCTGGACGCCGAACATCTACGGCGGCCGGGAGAACCTGGAGGCGGTGCAGTTCCTGCAGGAGATGAACGCCACGGTGCACAAGTCGGCCCCGGGCATCGTCACCATCGCCGAGGAGTCGACGTCGTGGCCCGGCGTCACACGCCCGACAAACCTTGGCGGCCTGGGCTTTTCGATGAAGTGGAACATGGGCTGGATGCACGACACCCTCGACTACATCAGCCGCGACCCGATCTACCGCAACTATCACCATCACGAGATGACGTTCTCGATGCTCTACGCGTTCAGCGAGAACTATGTGCTGCCGATCAGCCACGACGAGGTGGTGCACGGCAAGGGCACCCTGTGGGGGCGGATGCCGGGCAACAACCACGTCAAGGCCGCCGGGCTGCGCAGCCTGCTCGCCTACCAGTGGGCGCACCCCGGGAAGCAATTGCTGTTCATGGGGCAGGAATTCGGCCAGCGCGCCGAGTGGTCCGAGGAACGCGGCCTGGACTGGTGGCAACTCGACGAGCAAGGGTTTTCCAACGGCGTCCTGCGGATGGTGCGCGACATCAACGACACCTACCGCGCCCACCCGGCACTGTGGAGCCAGGACACCATCCCCGACGGTTACTCGTGGATCGACGCCAACGACTCGGCCAACAACGTGCTGAGTTTCCTGCGGTATGGCAGCGACGGTTCCGTGATGGCGTGCGTGTTCAACTTCGCGGGCAGCGAGCACAGCGGCTACCGGCTCGGTCTGCCGTCCGCCGGCCGCTGGCGCGAAGTGCTCAACACCGATGCCACCGATTACAACGGCTCCGGCATCGGCAACATGGGTGGAGTCGACGCCACCGAGGACCCGTGGCATGGCCGACCGGCCTCGGCGGTGCTGGTGCTGCCGCCGAACTCGGCGCTGTGGCTCGAGCCCGAGTAGGCGGCTGAAAGCGAGCCGACCGAGGGGTTCAGTACAGCGCGTTCGCGAGGTTGCGCCGCCCGGCGACGACCTCGGGGTCGGCGGGGTCGAAGAGTTCGAAGAGTTCGATCAGCCGGGTGCGCACCCGGGTCCGATCCTCCCCGGATGTGCGGCGCACCAATGCAATCAGGCGATCGAACGCGGCGCTCACGTCCTGGTTGAGGATTTCGACGTCGGCGGCCGCGAATGCGGCATCGATGTCGCCCGGTGCCGCGGCGGCCGCGGCGGGCGCGTCCGGCGGGTGGGCGGTCGCGCGCATGAGAAAGTCGACCTGCCGGATCGCGCCCTTGGCTTCGGCGCTGCCCGGGTCGGCGTCCAGTATCGCCTGATACGACGCCCTGGCCGCCTCGAAATCGCCAGCCTCGAGCTGTTCGCGGGCCGCGGCCAGCGCCGGATCGACCTCCTCGGAACCCGTGGAACTGCTTGGGCCCCTGAGTTTCCCGGCCGTCGCCGACAGAATTTGGTCCAGCCAGCCGCGCAGTTGGTCGGGCGGCTGCATACCTTGAAAACTGGACAGGGGCTGCCCGGCGGCCAGAGCGACGACCGTCGGCACCGCGTCGACACCGAAAATCTGCGCCACCCTGGGCGCCACGTCGACGTTGACGGTCGCCAGGGACCACTTGCCGTTGTCCTCGCCGGCCAAGCCGGACAGGATGTCGACGAGCTGGACGCACGCGTCGCTGCGCGGTGACCACAGCACCACCACGACGGGCACTTCCTCGGAGCGGAGCAGGACTTCGGCCTCGAAATTGGCCTCGGTGATCGCGGATACTCCCGGGCCATTCTCGGCGGCCGAGGTTGTTCCGCCGGTCCCGCCGGTCGGCTGCTGCTGGGCCCGCGCCTTGAGGCCGGACAGGTCGACCGCACCAGCCAGCGCGGGGCCAATCGAAGGTCGCGGACGCGTCACGAGGTCAAGTTTGTCATGCTCTTCGATGGCCTATCCACCCGGTGGCGCCGACGTCACGCCGCTTTGCCCGGGGCGGCAAGCCCCTGCAAACCGCCGCAGAGCGGGACATATGACGAAGATCACAAAAGATCCCGCGCGGGCCGAGCCAGCAACATCGACCGGGGCCGGCGCGCGTCGATCGCCCCGCTACTTTGCCCGCAGGATCAAGGCATCGCCCTGGCCGCCCGCGCCACACAAGGCCGCGACGGCGTAACCGGAGCCACGGCGGGCCAGTTCCAGGGCCGCATGCAGCGTGATCCGTGCGCCCGACATGCCAATGGGATGCCCGACGGCGATCGCTCCGCCGTTGACGTTGACGATCTCGGGATCGAGGCCGAGTTCGCGGGTCGAAGCCAACGCGACAGCGGCGAACGCCTCGTTGATCTCGACGACGTCCAGCTGATCGACGGAGATGCCTTCGCGGCTGAGCGCTTTCTGGATCGCGTTGGCCGGCTGCGACTGCAGGGTGGAGTCCGGACCGGCCACCACACCGTGGGCGCCGATCTCGACCAGCCAGTTCAGCCCCAGCTCCTGCGCCTTGGCCTTGTTCATCACCACCACGGCCGCCGCCCCGTCGGAGATCTGCGACGCCGAGCCGGCGGTGATGGTGCCGTCGCGGCGAAAAGCCGGCTTGAGGCCGGCCAGGGACGCCGCGGTGGTACTGGCGCGAATCCCCTCGTCCTCGGTGAACTGCAGCGGATCACCCTTGCGCTGCGGGATGTTGACCGGCACAACTTCGTCGGCGAAGACGCCGTCCTTCCACGCCGCGGCCGCCTTCTGATGCGACCGCGCAGCGAACTCGTCCTGCTCCTCGCGGGTGAACTTGTCCACATCGTTGCGCTGCTCCGTGAGGGCACCCATCGGCTGGTCGGTGAACACGTCGTGCAGGCCGTCGTATGCCATGTGGTCCAGGACCGTGACATCGCCGTACTTGTAGCCCGCCCGGCTGTCCATCAGCAAATGGGGCGCCCTGGTCATGGACTCCTGCCCGCCGGCGACCACCACGTCGAACTCCCCGGCACGAATCAGCTGGTCGGCGAGCGCGATGGAGTCGATGCCGGACAAGCACATCTTGTTGATGGTCAGCGCCGGGACGTCCCAGCCGATGCCGGCCGCTACCGCGGCCTGACGGGCGGGCATCTGTCCTGCCCCGGCCGTCAAAACCTGGCCCATGATGACGTACTCGACCGCCGAGGCGGGCACGTTGGCCTTCTCCAGCGCACCGGCGATCGCGATCGCACCCAGGTCGCTTGCCGAGAAATCCTTGAGCGAACCCATCAACTTGCCGATCGGCGTGCGCGCTCCAGCAACGATCACCGACGTGGTCATGACAACCTCCTAAGGGTCCGGGGACGGCCGATCTGGCCTCCCGGAGAAGCGCAATCTTTGCCGCCAGGTTACCTTTATGTGATGACGACCGATCAAGTTGACGCCCGTCAGGTCCTGGCCACCGCGCTGGTGACGGCGGTCGATCACGTCGGCATCGCAGTCGCCGACCTGGATACGGCAATCGCCTGGTATCACGACCACCTCGGCATGGTCCTGGTGCACGAGGAAGTCAACGAGGAGCAGGGAATCCGCGAGGCCATGCTGGCCGTGCGGGGTGCCGAGGGCGGCGCCGCACAGATCCAGCTGATGGCCCCGATCGACGACTCCTCGACCATCGCCAAGTTCATCGACAAGCGCGGGCCCGGCATCCAGCAGATGGCGGTCCGGGTGAGCGACCTCGACGGCGTGGTCGAGCACCTGCGTTCTCAGGGCATCCGCCTCCTCTACGAGGAGCCCCGCCGCGGCACGGCAAACTCACGGATCAACTTCATCCACCCCAAGGACGCCGGCGGCGTGCTCATCGAGCTGGTCGAGCCGGCCGCCTGAGGCCCGGGCCAGTCACGACCACTTCCTGGTGGGCCCGCGCGTGGCGCGGTGGGTCCAGCACGGGGCATGCCAATGCCGACGGTCGTCGGCGCCTCCGAGGGTCACGTCGGCCGGCCACACCACCAGATGCGCTGTGCCCGAGCGTATTTCGTGATCGCAACCGGGACAGCGGTAGGTCTTGACGGCCCGGGCCGCTGCGACCGGACGCACTTCGTACTCGTGACCGTCGGGCCCGATCTCCACCCGCGGGGCCGGGAGCGGCGACGGCTGCCGCTGCCGACGTGGCGGTGTGCGGCGCCGGGCCATACCGCCAGCCTAGCCGCGACGCTCAGAACAGCCGGTATTCGTCGTTGTCCATCCCCCGCATCTTGTCGTAATCCAGTGTCAGGCAGCGGATCCCACGGTCGGTGGCCAGCGTGCGGGCTTGCGGCTTGATCTGCTGGGCCGCGAACACCCCCTTTACCGGCGCCAGCACGCTGTCGCGATTGAGCAACTCGAGGTAACGGGTGAGCTGCTCGACGCCGTCGATCTCGCCCCGCCGCTTGATCTCCACCGCGACGGAACCGCCCTGTTCGTCACGGCAGAGCAGGTCGACGGGCCCGATCGCGGTCATGTATTCGCGACGAACCAGCGTGTAGCCCGCACCGAGCAGGTGCACATGCTCGGCGAGCAACGCCTGCAGGTGGGCTTCGACGCCGTCCTTGACCAATCCGGGGTCGACGCCGAGGTCGTGGCTGGAGTCGTGCTCGACCGCCTCGACGGTGATGCGCAGCTGTTCGCCGGTTTTGTTCTGCACGACCCACACGGGCGCCTGATCGCCGGGCTCCTCGGTGAGCCAGCAGGGCGGACTCATCCAATTCAGCGGCTTGTAGGCGCGGTCGTCGGCGTGCACGCTGACCGAGCCGTCGGCCTTGAACAGCAGCAACCTGCGCGCCGACGGAAGATGCGCGGTGAGCCGGCCGACGTAGTCCACAGTGCATTGGGCGATCACTAGACGCACCCGACTCACCTTAGAGCGTGGCCGACAAATTAGGCTGACGCCACCATGTCGGCCACCCAGAGCTTGGCAAAACGCATCGGCCGGGTGCTCGAGACGGTCACCCGTCAGAGCGGCCGGTTACCGGAGACCCCGGCGTACGGCTCCCTGCTGCTGGGACGGGTCTCCGAGAGCCAGGGACGTCGCCGCATCCGCATCCAGGTCATCCTGACCGTGCTCGTCTTGGGCGCCAACCTGATCGGCATCGCGGTCGCGCTGCTCCTGGTGACCGTCGCCATCCCGCAGCCCAGCGTGTTCGACGCTCCGTTATGGATCACCTTCGCGGCATCACCGGCCTATATCGCGCTGGCGCTGGCGGTGGGCACCTTCTGGATCACCCGCAGGACGGTCGTATCGCTGCGCTGGGCGATCGAGGAGCGGGCGCCGAGCGAAGAAGATGAGCGCAACACCTTCCTGGCCCCATGGCGGATCGCGCGCTTCGACCTCATCTTGTGGGGTGTCGGGGCGGTGGTGTTGACGACGCTCTACGGCCTGGTCAACACGCTGTTCATTCCGCGCTTCCTCATCGCGGTGGGCATCTGCGGCATCCTGGTGGCCACCGGCAGTTATCTGCTCGCCGAGTTCGCGTTGCGCCCGGCGGCTGCCCAGGCACTCGAAGCGGGGCCACCGCCGCGGCGATTCGCCTCGGGCATGATGGGCCGGACCATGGTGGTCTGGTTCCTCGGCTCGGGCCTGCCCGTTCTCGGTATCGGCTTTCTGGCGGGGTTTCAGGCCCTGATGCGAAACCTGACCGAAACCCAGTTCGCGGTCGGCGTGCTGATCGTCTCGGTCGCCACGGTGATCTTCGGTTGCCTCCTGATGTGGATCCTGGCCTGGCTCACCGCAACTCCGGTGCGCGTGGTCCGAGCGGCGCTCAGACGCGTCGAGCGCGGCGACCTGCGTGGCGACCTCGTCGTGTTCGACGGCACCGAACTCGGTGAGCTGCAACGCGGTTTCAACAGAATGGTCGACGGGCTGCGCGAGCGCGAACGCGTGCGCGACCTGTTCGGCCGGCACGTCGGACGCGAAGTCGCCCTGGCCGCCGAGCGCGAGCGCCCCAAGCTGGGCGGCGAAGAACGCCATGTGGCAGTCGTATTCATCGACATCGTCGCCTCTACCCAACTGGTTACCAGCCGGCCCCCGGCCGAGGTCGTCTCGGTGCTCAATCAATTTTTCGGCATCGTCGTCGAGGAAGTGGACCGACACTGCGGACTGGTCAACAAGTTCGAGGGCGACGCGACGCTGGCGATCTTCGGAGCCCCCAATCATCTGGAGCGCCCGGAAGACGAGGCGCTGGCCACCGCGCGCGCCATCGCCGAGCGGCTCGGCGACGAAATGCCGGAGTGCCAGGCCGGCATTGGCGTAGCGGCGGGCCAAGTGGTCGCCGGCAACGTCGGCGCCAGGGAGCGCTTCGAATACACCGTGATCGGCGGACCGGTCAACGAGGCAGCCCGCCTGTGCGAGCTCGCCAAGTCGCATCCGGACCGACTGCTTGCCACGGCCGAAGCGCTGGAGGGTGCGAGCGAGAACGAACGCGCCCATTGGTCTTTGGGCGAGACCGTGACACTTCGCGGACACGAGCGCCCCACTCGGCTCGCTGCGCCCGCCGACCCGCAGGCCTGACGCGATTGAATTCGGACCCGAGTGGGTAAGGGCACTAAGGACATCGCCCCCTCGAAGAGATTGGTGTTGACATGACCGCTAGTGCAACTGCCCGCCGTGTTTCCGTGGCCGCGGGCATCGCCGCGGCGATTGCCTTGAGTTCGCTGACCGCGGGTTGTGGATCAAACAACAACAACAAGAACCCGACGACGTCGACCGTAACCACCACCGTGACGACGCCGGCCAGCCTCACCACCACCGCCCCGGCGGCAACAACCCCCGCCGGACCGGGCGGTGGCGGCCCCGAAACCGGACCGGGTGGCGCCACCACCGCGGGACCGGGCGGTTCCGGCGCCGGTGCCGGGCCCGGCGGGGCGAGTGCGGGTGTGCCGGGCGCCGGGGCGTCCGCCGGACCCGGGGGCGCGGGTGCCTGCGCCGGCGGCGTGTGCGTCGGAACCCCTCCCAGCCCGTAGTCGTTCAGCTAGGGCGCCGGTCCCACCGGCGTCCTAGCGCTGACGGCGGATAGCGTCCGCAACGACGCCGCGTGCGGGGCGCCGCAGCGCGCCGCTCCCGAGTCTCGCCACTACTACGATGTCGCTTTTCCGCCAGTTTTGTCGGGCGGCTGGTGTAAGGCTTGAGGCGTGCACGACGACTTCGAACGCTGTTACCGCGCCGTCCAGTCCAAGGACGCCCGGTTCGACGGCTGGTTCGTCACGGCGGTGCTGACCACCCGCATCTATTGCCGGCCCAGCTGTC contains:
- the mce gene encoding methylmalonyl-CoA epimerase, producing MMTTDQVDARQVLATALVTAVDHVGIAVADLDTAIAWYHDHLGMVLVHEEVNEEQGIREAMLAVRGAEGGAAQIQLMAPIDDSSTIAKFIDKRGPGIQQMAVRVSDLDGVVEHLRSQGIRLLYEEPRRGTANSRINFIHPKDAGGVLIELVEPAA
- the nucS gene encoding endonuclease NucS codes for the protein MRLVIAQCTVDYVGRLTAHLPSARRLLLFKADGSVSVHADDRAYKPLNWMSPPCWLTEEPGDQAPVWVVQNKTGEQLRITVEAVEHDSSHDLGVDPGLVKDGVEAHLQALLAEHVHLLGAGYTLVRREYMTAIGPVDLLCRDEQGGSVAVEIKRRGEIDGVEQLTRYLELLNRDSVLAPVKGVFAAQQIKPQARTLATDRGIRCLTLDYDKMRGMDNDEYRLF
- a CDS encoding acetyl-CoA C-acetyltransferase yields the protein MTTSVIVAGARTPIGKLMGSLKDFSASDLGAIAIAGALEKANVPASAVEYVIMGQVLTAGAGQMPARQAAVAAGIGWDVPALTINKMCLSGIDSIALADQLIRAGEFDVVVAGGQESMTRAPHLLMDSRAGYKYGDVTVLDHMAYDGLHDVFTDQPMGALTEQRNDVDKFTREEQDEFAARSHQKAAAAWKDGVFADEVVPVNIPQRKGDPLQFTEDEGIRASTTAASLAGLKPAFRRDGTITAGSASQISDGAAAVVVMNKAKAQELGLNWLVEIGAHGVVAGPDSTLQSQPANAIQKALSREGISVDQLDVVEINEAFAAVALASTRELGLDPEIVNVNGGAIAVGHPIGMSGARITLHAALELARRGSGYAVAALCGAGGQGDALILRAK
- a CDS encoding adenylate/guanylate cyclase domain-containing protein — its product is MSATQSLAKRIGRVLETVTRQSGRLPETPAYGSLLLGRVSESQGRRRIRIQVILTVLVLGANLIGIAVALLLVTVAIPQPSVFDAPLWITFAASPAYIALALAVGTFWITRRTVVSLRWAIEERAPSEEDERNTFLAPWRIARFDLILWGVGAVVLTTLYGLVNTLFIPRFLIAVGICGILVATGSYLLAEFALRPAAAQALEAGPPPRRFASGMMGRTMVVWFLGSGLPVLGIGFLAGFQALMRNLTETQFAVGVLIVSVATVIFGCLLMWILAWLTATPVRVVRAALRRVERGDLRGDLVVFDGTELGELQRGFNRMVDGLRERERVRDLFGRHVGREVALAAERERPKLGGEERHVAVVFIDIVASTQLVTSRPPAEVVSVLNQFFGIVVEEVDRHCGLVNKFEGDATLAIFGAPNHLERPEDEALATARAIAERLGDEMPECQAGIGVAAGQVVAGNVGARERFEYTVIGGPVNEAARLCELAKSHPDRLLATAEALEGASENERAHWSLGETVTLRGHERPTRLAAPADPQA
- the glgB gene encoding 1,4-alpha-glucan branching protein GlgB, producing the protein MSQADQLARTHLAPDPADLSRLLAGTHHNPHGVLGAHEYADHTVIRAFRPHAAEVVALVGEDRFPLQHVESGLFATALPFVNLIDYRLEVKYEGSDPYTVADAYRFLPTLGEVDLFLFGEGRHERLWDVLGAHPRSFTTADGVVNGVSFAVWAPNAKGVNLIGEFNGWTGSDAPMRSLGSSGVWELFWPDFPADGLYKFRVHGADGVVTERADPMAFATEVPPHTASRVTRSNYTWRDADWMQQRAQRNPVFEPMSTYEVHLGSWRPGLSYRDLAHQLTAYVLEHGFTHVELLPVAEHPFAGSWGYQVTSYYAPTSRFGTPDEFRLLVDSLHQAGIGVIVDWVPAHFPKDAWALGRFDGTPLYEHSDPKRGEQLDWGTYVFDFGRNEVRNFLVANALYWLEEYHVDGLRVDAVASMLYLDYSRPEGGWTPNIYGGRENLEAVQFLQEMNATVHKSAPGIVTIAEESTSWPGVTRPTNLGGLGFSMKWNMGWMHDTLDYISRDPIYRNYHHHEMTFSMLYAFSENYVLPISHDEVVHGKGTLWGRMPGNNHVKAAGLRSLLAYQWAHPGKQLLFMGQEFGQRAEWSEERGLDWWQLDEQGFSNGVLRMVRDINDTYRAHPALWSQDTIPDGYSWIDANDSANNVLSFLRYGSDGSVMACVFNFAGSEHSGYRLGLPSAGRWREVLNTDATDYNGSGIGNMGGVDATEDPWHGRPASAVLVLPPNSALWLEPE
- a CDS encoding tetratricopeptide repeat protein produces the protein MTRPRPSIGPALAGAVDLSGLKARAQQQPTGGTGGTTSAAENGPGVSAITEANFEAEVLLRSEEVPVVVVLWSPRSDACVQLVDILSGLAGEDNGKWSLATVNVDVAPRVAQIFGVDAVPTVVALAAGQPLSSFQGMQPPDQLRGWLDQILSATAGKLRGPSSSTGSEEVDPALAAAREQLEAGDFEAARASYQAILDADPGSAEAKGAIRQVDFLMRATAHPPDAPAAAAAAPGDIDAAFAAADVEILNQDVSAAFDRLIALVRRTSGEDRTRVRTRLIELFELFDPADPEVVAGRRNLANALY